The Xiphophorus hellerii strain 12219 chromosome 6, Xiphophorus_hellerii-4.1, whole genome shotgun sequence genomic interval CATGGGGAAGATAGACATGCAACAAAAGTCTCAATCGAACTCGCGTGGAAACACATAGCCTATGTTCACGGGGCGCCCGCTCTGCTGCTACACCACGCAACTCCCCCTACTGGCCACTTTTATGAAATGCtacaacagaaaactgttgcCCCCGGTAATTTGCTGTCAGAAAATTCCAGCGCGCTCCTACTTTTCGAATGTTTGGctacaaaaacaaccaaccaaacaaaacaaaacaaaacaaaaaatattagaatTATTAAGATTcctttaacttgtttttcttgtttttatttataatagaTCATTTTTATATGTAATCAACTGACTTATTGTAACATAGAGAATCTGATGTACCAATCAGTTCATTGAGAGAGCGCTAGCAAAAACATTAGGGAGTGGGATTGGGCTCGACacaaaacaaccacaacaaaTATGATGGACAGACTTAATTCTTACAACTGTATTAGCGGCTTGAGGACCAGACGTAACAATGAGTGAAGGTGCCTCCGCATATGCGGCCAGCGAGCGTGTGGAAAACGAGCGCTCCCGGCGTTTGAACCTGCGCAACGGGCGTCGCTGCGTTTTCATTGGTCTGTTGGACGTCGAGTCGCACTGGCAGTCAGGAGGAGGTTGTTGTGTTTGGGGAAACTGCGGCTAGCATCACAGTTAACCAGCGCGACTGTTACACGTCGGGGACGTAAACCGCGCATATCGGGTGGTTGTATATTTTACACCGCTGAAGAAGCCACAGACTAAAAGGATAAACGTTTATTTGTGCGCGGCGACGATGTCTGTCCCGGCAGGACAGGGATGAAGATGACACAACTGTTGTGGCGAAGTGTGTCAGTGTGGCTATGTATAGCTGTACTCTTTGGGTGAGTTTTTTAATTCGTTTTTTTAACCACCtgtcatacattttttttaaaaaaatgtttttgctgttatGTGACCGTATAGAAGAAGACTTACAAACTAACTGACTGCTAATATGTCGTGCTCAAACCGTAATACACTCGTATAGCAGcagcagctagctagctagcccTGACGTTATGTTGTGATGTGGCACCTGGCTGACTTCTGACCTGTTGGGATGAGGTAGCTGTAGCCGCTGACTGAGGTTGAATCAGCAATACTCTATCAACAAGTAGCCATAGGAATATGTTGTACAGTCGCTAACTTTTTGGTACGTTTTATAAATTAGTCCAATTTAAAATCTATTTGAGGACTACAAGAGTAGCTTTCTTAACAAACCCTACAGCCTTCTCTGCGTGAGTAATGACAGGTTCCTAATAATGACTATCCCTGATCTCAGATCAGCCTATAAGAGGCAGGTTTGGTTCACCAGCTGACCGGTtagtggctgttttcttttttccccctcgtgtcaaaaaagattaaaaagccTGAGGTTGTTGGGAATATGAACCTCTGACAGAACTCATTACGCCAACAGAGGCAGCATCTGTGGGATAAGAACCTGTCCCACCCACGATATTAAAGGTTAGTTACAGCATATCAACCACTGACTGCTGTTAATCATAAAGCGGGAAGGGTGACGCAATATTTTACTAGTATAAGCATTTCTGTAGAAATCTTTGTGGACATGACTGTGTTGGATATTTTTAGTTCAGTTTGGTTTCTCGGTTTAAAGAAATAGCAGTTCTAGTTTATGTTGTCTGTAAATACCTGGTGTCACCATATTATGTATTAATAAACGAATGTGacttatttacttattatttGTTGGCGTTAACAATAGCTAAGTTATGAATTTGCACCAAACGCTGGCttatacgtttttttttttaacatttattgttttatttgttgctctgttttgaaactagcagcagcagtagtttTCCACTTTTCGCTGTTGTGTTGGAGTAGACCACTTCATGAATATTTCATGTCCCAATGTACGTAatagtgttattattattattattatttttttttttattgctccaATAGAAGTAAGAATACATAATGACTGTACGCTTCCACAGTGCGACCTAGTAGAACATATCATTTGACTGTAAACAAAGAATtagaatattaaagtttattgtcTTTGAGGGCAAACTTGTATGACTATgtcattatcaatatattacctTAAAATGATATCAAAATGACAATAGTATCGTTTATTAGGAGAATTATTAGGACACGCAAAGATTAGCTTCAGTCGTGGACAAACTTATTTCAAAGTTTGTTGATATTTTAGACGTCTCATCAGTCTCCAGGGTCCATTAAAGTTTTGTCTCCATTCTTAATAAGAGGCGGGACGGAGATGACTCACTAGTGCAAGGTGATGGCACTAACAGCTGGATCACCCCAGAAGCCCATATAAGAATACAGATAATAGTAAAAAGATTCATTTGGACAGTTTGTCAGTGAAGACTTTCTGTTTCCTGAGGTGTGTCTTTTAACTGTTGTCATTTCACAGACGATATCAGTTTAGCTTTCCGTGCCGAATACCTGAgcttttatacagttttatcaGTGCATTATGATGTTACCATTCAAGGTGACTCAGCATCGTTATTATTGCACTGATTCTCTTCTACTGCAGCAGGTGTGTTAGTTGCTATGTGGGATCCACGGAGCCACAGCCAGAGGCTCAGAATCAGGCGTCCTCCCAGGACTTCCAGGCGACGGAGGACTCAGGGGATCCGGACCCAAATGAGAAGGTAACGCTCCATAATAGTGTGATGAAGAAATAATCTAAAGCATTATTAATGTTCTGGCGAAACTAGGGCTGCAGTTAAGGATTGTTTAAGTAactgattattctgacgattaatcgttaaaactgaatttatttttttaaatgcctcattttacagaattattttttttttaccatttaagactttttaaaacaacattggACACACACTAAAAGgtgcaaatgaataaataattaaattccttttttaaatataagaaaacattttcttttcctttagtaaatctgaacCAGGTCAAGCTAAAGCTGTTCTTCTTGAATATGTTTGGCTAAAATCTATTTACAGACAaaattctcttttctttttgtatattaaatgcaaaatgtgtacaatttatttattttttttttttttacagttttggcttagttactgctctgaatatgttggaGTTTTTTTCAGAAAGTTGCCTTTTTTGAGTCCGATTAATCgactactaaattagttgacgattatttttgatactcgattaatcgtgattaattgtttcagcccgaGCAGAAACACTTGAaacagtgaatatttttttttgttgatttgataATATTTCGTGTGTTTGACACATTGTTAAAGTCATTGATCTTGTCTCAGACTCTTCTGTTTAAACACCATcgctttgttttttgtcaaatgCTCATATCAGTATGTATTTGAAAgtgaatgtgtttttctttcgtTCTGTTGTTTTAGAATGAAGACATCTGGAGTCTACCTGAAAATGGGAAGCTGTCTGGAGATCATCAGCATAACGGAGAACAGCTGACACAAGAAGTGGAACCTGCTGAGGTAGGGGAAACGgacaaaaaatgataaaaatactCCACACACTGAGTTGTTGAGGATATCTGaagcatttgattttttttaacggGAATATTTAAGCGTATAAGAAAACAATGTGTGATAATGGTGTAACTTATTACTGAACTCTATTTGtgaacattttgttcatttatttagtaCATATGTTTTTCCTGTTTAACCATTCTTAAttcctttatctgatttgtttATATCACAATAACACAATCTATAATTTGTACCATGAAGTCACCATACAGTTAccagttacctaaaaaataagtaataaatggtttttttaatataataatcttttttttttttttttttttaaaaacagctgttttttcAGCTAAGGTTCATTGTACAAGTTGTTGATCAAGGGATAGaacaaatttcagatttttaattgtaaaaactatgtatattttttccccctgctttACAGATATGAACTACCTTGTGTTGCTTTCACATCAGATCCCCTCTAAACACATTCAGGTGGTTGTAGCCTGACAAAATGTTCAAGGTGTAGGAATAGTTTTACAAAGTGATGTAGATGCAACGATGGCGTATAAGGgtcattgtagatagaaaagaaaaggagtaAGTTTTCACccaaaaaatctcagaaattttctcgaaaaaagaaaaaaaaacaaggaaatttccaAGTCTGtgaagtcaaaaatttgctagaaaaaaaacgtTGAAATTTGgacattaatctcagaaatcttctagaaaaacgTGGAAATGTCTGTGtttcaaaagtaacaaaaaaatgtgacttttgaaactcagaaatttctgagttgtttttCTAGCAactttccatctttttttttgcctagaaaatttctgagattaatcttaaaatatcagaagtttttgacaaaaatgtactctgtattttttctatctacaatggccctaacaTGCCATATTAAGACTCAGACCTAAATACAGGGGGGGAGGAAGCAGAAAGCAAAGTAAATCCTCACTGCTTCCAAACACCAAGATGGCGCCTGTAAGCAAACCTGTCTTTGTGTGTATTGAACGCTCTCGGAATATTCAGCGCTCTCTCATAAATCAGCCTCTCAGCTGCGGTTAATGGATCCAGGGTCACACCCGAGTGTCTCCGTCTTTCCTTTAGGCCGTTGGATCAGATGAGCCGACTGTAGAAGCAGAGCCGGAGGAAGACGGGAGGCTTTCGGAACCCGAGCAGAACTCTGAACGTCAGCAAGAAGAAACATCTGGATCTGAAGAGCCGGACTCTGAACCGCCACCCCTTCCTACAAACTCCCTGTCTGTTATTTCTGCTCCATACAAAGATGACCCCAACGTAAACAGCGTCCACATGGTCGCCACAAACAGGCAGGCCGTCGCTGCACTCCACGCAAATATTTACCTTTGTTTGCGTTTGATGTTTcctgctgaaaaaataaaaatgttttctttaattgcTTTAAGTGATGGATCTGAAGCAGCTGCACCTGAGATCACTGATTTCGACCTGCTTCCAGTTGActgtgaagaagaagaggacAATCCCTATGATGACAGGTTGGTTCAGTTATATAGAGCCAAAAAATGCTTATTAAAAGTTGCGAGTAGGGATGCAAGttgattaatgagttaatctaaagttggTTGATAAAATCAATCAACTAATGAGTAGTTGAGAGGCCGTTTTCTCTCTTGTATCGTCGTCTTTCTGCAATATGAACAGCTAAATTTTTCATGATAttctgactaaaaaaaaaaataaacacattgttATAGTTTAACAATTTTTTGGGTCAGCTGCATTAAATGCTgaccaaataaacagaaaaagccAAAAGAAGGTTATTTGTGAATCAATTGGAACTCCTTTTACTCCAGTAAACCATCACTCTGATGCTTGCATCCCTGGCTGTGACAAACCATGAGGGAGTACTGttattatttgtcttttaagGAGTGATAAACGCTGGTTTTGGTTCCCTCAGCAGCCCTCCAATAGTGCTGGAGAACACCTCCAATGCACACACCACAGGTACTAACGCCGAAGTGGCCCCCCCTCCGAGTCCTCCCAGCAGTAAGCATCTGGAAGCCAACGCGTCGCACATGCTGAAAGAGCAGGTGAGGCGATCAGACGagctgtggtttttttttttttctttcccccccccccctctgtCAGAGGAGGTGTCCCAGCTCTCATTCCCTCATTATCTGTGACAGGACTTGAGCTCCCCTGTCGGCGCCGACGCAGACTCCACTGCGAGCAGCAAAGACCCCGAGGACATCCCCACTTTTGACGAGTGGAAGCGGAAGATGATGGAAGTGGAGAAAGAGAAGAGTACGATCAACACTTTTAAGTGGTTCGCTTCAAATTGGGAGATTATTCAGattaaatctgctttttttttcccttctttttctttttctcccttcaATAGCTCTGTCCACTCATACCTCTAACAATGGAGGGTCTCATACGGTGAAAAAAGTCCAGAAGAACTTCCATAACTACGCCTCGGTAGAGTGCGGGGCCAAGTTACTTGGTGCTAACCCAGAGGCGAAGGTACtttgtaaattatttcttgCTTACCACACAGATGTCGACACATTCCactttctttcactttaaaGAAGGTAAATCAATCTGATGTCTGCTAACGTTTTCCACAGAGCACTTCGGCCATTTTGAAGGAGAACATGGACTTGTACATGTTAAACCCCTGCAGCACTAAAATCTGGTTTGTTGCTCTGCCTTCAGTTACTACGTGTATTTTCATTCTTCACCTGAATATTAttctaaatgtgttttattatcattatctCTGTTGCTCAGGTTCATTATTGAGCTCTGTGAGCCCATCCAGTTGAAGCAGTTGGACATTGCTAATTTTGAGCTTTTCTCCTCCACCCCTAAAGACTTTCTCGTCTCTATCAGCGATCGGTaatatgataataataataatatccttagattttcatgttttcttgctTTCCAACCCCAATGTTGAGCCAAATCAAATTCTTGGtctttaaaaacttaatttttggaatatctctattttttttttcttcaccattGCACTACTTGGATTTTCATAGTTCAGAGTGACGTCAGGTCGACCAAGGCGgccatgtttttttgtatttttgtttttacggCTTCCATTTATTTGGACTGTGAATTCAAGTCAATAGAATAGACCAGGCTAAGATTGTTAAAGGAATTAAGTCATAATGTTACAACAATACAGTCCCAGTATTAGGAGTGTGAAGTATTAATTTTATGataattcaaaaaaaaaaacaaaattgaaatgaggaatgttgagcatcttgcaaagttatactttggtttaggtgaaacaaatattaaataatgttttaccacatcagcatcaaattattatcagtagcaggactttgaaacgaTCGTGCAAACACTTGTGTATTACGAGGAAAGAACCACGCGGACAGAGGTggtcatgtcttttttttcacactaaaacaactttattctcataattgtaagacttttttttaactaaagagcagagaattttttattacaatctgaaaagtgtgatgtgcATTTGTAGTAACTCGTCTTTACTCTAAttctctttaaattaaaacGTTTGCATTCTGTATTCAATGTCAGTAAAGCTAGAAATCAGACAGGAACTTTATTACTACCTCGTTTTTcgttattgtaaaaaaaaccaagtaAACGTCCATGGGCACGTTTGGACATCATCAGATTTTAAATCCTTACATATTGTCAGTCATGGTAACACCAGATTGTGGCTGTTGGCCTTCAGACGCGTGCGTCGTTGGAGTAACTTGTGTCGTATGAATGAACGTTTGCAGGTACCCGACAAATAAGTGGTCAAAGCTGGGAACCTTTCACGCCAGGGACGAACGCACCGTTCAGAGCTTCCCATTGGACGAGCATCTTTACGCTAAATACGTGAAGGTGAGCAGAACCACCATCAAagttcattgtgtttttgttgatggaaagcacagtaaaaaaaacaactaattctTTATTGTTTGTAAAAATTCATGTTAATCTCTTTACATGGCCACTTTTGAATTTtctataatatatatattttttgcttctgATGAGCAGTTATGTGTCTCTATGTGTTGCTTGTattgcatatttttctaaaagcatgTTTTGTGGCTGGGTCTCTTGCGGTGAGATGGTGGCACCGCTTCACCTGCTGTTATTCATTAGAGCTGAGCTCTTTATGTCATCCTGTTTGTAAGCATGCCTATATATCCtaaatctttttctctttgttttctcttctcttttctctcgCCTCAGATGTTCACCAAGTACATAAAGGTTAGCCTGTTCTTCTTGTAGCGCACGCTGTTCGCATCATCGACAGGATGATTGTGTGACTTCCGTCCTAGTAAACGAATCATTTACTAGAATGAAATCTTAACGAGTATTTCCTAAAGCCATTCTAGCCAAGCACATCATCTTTCGTGTCTTCTGAATTATTCACGCCAGCCAGTTTGTTCACTGAAATCCCTTTGATTTCTCAGCCAAGTTAAATCAGCTGCTGACATTTCTGATTTGTTCTGAGCATCTTTACCACATAATCTGgcgtttttggggttttttcaggTGGAGCTGGTCTCTCACTTCGGTTCGGAACATTTCTGTCCCCTGAGTCTCATAAGGTACGTTAGCTTTCAGATTAGTGTTAGCAGGAcgaataagaaagaaaaaaaaacaaacattggaaGTAGGGTTGAAATGAATAATcgtgatgaattgattattcaaataatcgtCGGCTAATTTAGCAATAGATTAATCGTTGACCAGAGTATACAGACTCGAAAAAGGAATTCAGATGTATTTTTAGCCacacagaataaaataaaaaacattggaagtagggctgaaacgattactGGTGATAAATTGATCACTATATTAGCTGATCACTATTTGCATAATCGTTAACCGTATACATGAgtacacagactcaaaaaaagacaatttgctgaaagagcaaCACATTCACAGCTGCAACACACAACATGCTCAGAgtagtaattaagccaaaactacacaaagaaatattaacaatttgaattaaagattttttaaaaaactgtaaatatgtcCTACAATTTCCTGTTAAGTCCACCTTCATACCAATTACTAATCACTTAAtccaaaaaacaatcaacagatcagccctgTACTGTATTGATAAGTCGAGCAGAAAGGACTGAACCCCACATGTTGATgctagaaatattttattagctgcagatgcatcctttgctacaaatgagcAAGTGATCACTCACGTTAAGGCATTTTaggcattaaaatgtttattgttctatttaaaaaggaattgaattatttattagcatcttttaatgtatttgtaataTTACATGAAAAGGGGTCAAatggaaaaatctgcagaattttccatttttttttgacagattaATCATTATCATTAATCATTGTATAGATgaattttcttctctgtttgaTATTGTACACATTTACAAATCCCTCTAGTTAGGATTAACTTGTTTCTAACTGATAGACCTGCTAATTTCATACCGAATAACCTGAACTCAATTCACAGATAGTATTTTTAATCTCCTGTATCACACCTTTGGTTACCGGAACCAAAGGTTAACTTTAGTAAAAGCACTTTCATTAATTACCTGTTTACTGGAGGACGCTTCCTTTCTTGCAttagaaatgtttcaatttgtttgtttggttttttttaatttgtttttttttttgtcagggtGTTCGGGACAAGCATGGTGGAAGAGTACGAGATCGCTGATCCTCCAGAGAGACCAGAAGATCAGGACGATGATCTAGGTGGGCTCATACTGTCCACACAATATAttaggaactttttttttttttgtcttaaattaaaataaaaattaacaaacaatTCTATGCAtactcaaacatttactgtATAGTAGAGATGCACAGACCTAAAATTAATATCAGTATCCATAAAGGCAGATCTATTCATCTATTAATTCTATGCTACGTAATCTGAACGACGTCatgctttattttacatttcatttaggattcctaattgcactttctgagcAATTATAAAagaagaaggtttgttgcagtttgttttttacctctttgaccaaagtagtcaacctattgtttcagtcgttttcagttttttctacTTTACATCGGCTGTTTTACTCCTAATTGCACAAATTaaagttctgttgtttttcatgttagACCACCTAATGCTGCACTGGtgcatcaaataaatttgtaatttattacacTTATGTCTGCGGGGGAAAACAGAAACGTTTTAAGTCAGTTCAGcgatgtttttctgtatcggatcggtatcggccgatacttgTATCGGGAGTGAAGAaaagtggatcagtgcatccctaACATACAGTCAATGAGATCATTTCATCTTCCTCTGTTACTACAACTACTAGTAAATGATTCGCCATGACTGGACAGAGAACTGATTACAGTAACTGtcagttacatttttgttaaatattgggaagaaagcaaatttaaaaaaaaattataataaaaaaactgcataattaaaaaaaaagtcacttgtTTAATTAtgagtatttttggtttagtaaaatgttttaataaatgaattattcatttatttattttagatctCATTGAGCTTTCAATCCTCATTTCAGATTATCCTCCTGGGAGTGTACCTGGAGAAGACAAGTCCAATAATCTGATTGGATCAGCGAAAGGTCTTGAATCAACTCAATATTTGTATTAATGACTTGCGTCTTGGTAATAAGAGCTCACAGCTTCGTGCTGCAGCGTCTCGTAACCGTAGTGTTTGGGCTTTTCGTTTCCTCAGATGCCATTTTCAACATGGTGAAGGACATTGCTGATGTCCTTGGAGGTAATCAGGAGACGACAGGTATAAACACAATCTCTACTGACTTTATCCGTTCTGCTTTCCTCTaactaaaacaaatatctaTGATGTTCAGCACACTATGAAGCTTCTTCCTGTATGTCAGTAAGTGACGTCATGGTGACAGCTAGTCATTATTTAACGCCTCTCTTGTTTTTCCCAAGGCAACCTTTCATCTCAAGATGTGAACATAAGTGAACAATCCCAACAACCTGAAACCGCCACGGAAACTGCGACCACTGACCTCGAGTCTGTGTAAGAACCTGCCACAGTCCTAGAATACGGAGCAACATCATagtagaatggcccagtcaaagtctagacttctggtgttttcacacctgatagtccagtaggcTGGAGTATTGGGAACCAAAATCAAATGATCAGTGGTTCCTGGTGCAGCGACGCCACAAGTGAGGCAGGAGAAACAGGATTTTCAAAAGATTTGATTGGTTTGACACGGTGCGGGgtgaaagtgaaccgcagcagctgaaaatgtagcaaatgttgcagcTCTGGTCCCCAATAGCACCAAGTGTAGTGATTTATCAGGTAATCTGATTGACTCAGAAGTTTAATAACATGCAATATAATGTGGTAGTCTGTGACATGGCTCCCAATAGAAAATGCTGAAGAAtgcaattaataaaaatgtttaaggtggataaaaacttttattatcGCTTGCCTTTATATTACAAAGACAGTTCCGTGGTATACTCTATTGATATTTCATAGATGATTGTGACGTATTTTTATCATTGAAGTCCTCTACCCTGTGCCCTCATGTTGCTGTGTCTAATACAGACCTGGTTTTCCTCTTCATGTTGTGTTTCCAGTCCAAACGCTGCAGACATGCAGGGTTTAACCGACTCGTTTGCTCCAGACGCATCAATTACTGAGAACTGTGAAGAAAAGCTCCCCCTAGTGGAGGAAAAAATCATCATTCCATTgggaaaagaagaggaagaatcAATCACCTCCACAATCATTCTCCTTGacaaggaggaggagctggaagacGACAAGAAGGACAATCAGAAACGGGATGAAGAAAACCTAGAATACTGCGCTGTGCGTTCTTCCTCTTGTTCCTGCACGACTTCTTTCCAGGAGTTTCTCCAGCAGCAGTGTTCAGCTTCCCTGTCCAAAAAGAGGACTTGCCAAACAGTGGACATAGTTGAAACAATTACCTCTGTCGTGACACCCTTGGTCCCGCCCTCCTCCCCTGCCCAACCCGAGCCTCAACCTCATCCCGGCGAGGCGGATCAGTCCGATGAGACAGAGGCAGCCTCTGAGCTGCAGCCAGATCGAGACGCGACGGACGCAGAGGCAGCACCGCCTTCAGAGAACCCAGAGGGATCCGTGTCCGAGCACAACGATCTGGAGCCCAGTCAGATCCCGATCCTCCCCGCACCCAGCGCCACCGAGTCTTCGTCTGCCAAAGCCACGCCTGTCGTAGAAACGCCAGACGTCTCCTCTGAGGAACCAAAGCACGAGTCGGGGCCTGAAAAGAGCCAGGATGTGTCGACAGAGGACAAACTCGTCGAGCCTTCGCTCTCTCTCAGTGGCAGCTCTGCGGAGGTGAAACCCAGCGTCTCAGCAGATGACGATCCAACAGAGGAAAAACCCAATGTCGACCCCGCACAGGAGGAAACCAGTGCCTCCAATGAAACTCAGGATAACCTCAGTCAGACTCCAGTTTCCTCATCCGCTTCTTCAAAGAACCAGGTTGAGCCGCCGGAGAGTCTCCCTACCTCGTCTGAGGTTCCTCCTATTGCGGCAGACATGACCACAGAACCCGAACCCGCCCCCAGTCCCGTCACTGACGCCAAAACGGACGATCCGGCGGAAGAATTCCCAGTTCCATCGGGCGGCCAAGACCAGCTGTTTCGTCCTTCTGTTCCGACCAGCACTTCTCCTACCTCACCGTCTCTTTTAGACATTTACGCAGAGCCCTTTAACGGTACGGAGCAAAACGGAAACCAGGTGCACGGTTCCAGCCAGAAGGAGTCGGTCTTCATGAGACTTAACAACCGAATCAAGGCGCTAGAGGTGAACATGTCCCTTAGCGGGCGCTACCTGGAGCAGCTTAGCCAGAGGTGATTCTACAAGAGGCTGTTCTGCAATTCTCAACTCTACAGCTTAAGAGGGattttaaaacttcattttttgtattttttttattcaaggtACCGGAAGCAGATGGAGGAGATGCAAAGAGCTTTCAACAAAACCATCGTTAAGCTCCAAAACACATCAAGAATAGCAGAGGAGCAGGTAAGCAATGGCTAGCAAAGACCAGCTGGCCTGACAGAGACGAAGTGAGATGGTTTTAGACCTGAACGCAGAAACTCTTCTGAAAGGTTCTTTCTGTAGGTCTGTTTGCAGTaggatagggttagggttgtcatagggttaggggttagcgGCACTTCTTTTTACCGAGTCTTAAAAGCACAAAGACGTCATTTCTGGCGTCCTCTCTGCCTTTCTTAGAGATTGATTTGAAATGTGCATATTGCTGGTTATGATTCCAAGGTGTTTGTTCATTgtgttcttgtttctttttttttttttattaatggtcTTGTTATAGGACCTGCGTCAGACTGAATCCATTCAGTTGCTGCAGGGCCAGCTGGAGAATGTGACTCAGCTGGTTCTCAACCTGTCTGTCCGAGTCAGCCAGCTGCAGAATGAGGTAGACGCAGCGCCGCCGGCACTAAGCCTTCATCTGCTTTATCACAGCTTTATCAACCTGATACAACTGAGGACAGTTAGTCTGTTTAATTTACCAGGTTGGGATGTAGAAAGacagatttttcagattttgtgtaCCAGACAAGTTCACTGACATCTAACGCATTTTCTCCGTGTTCGTAAAGTGCGTGGAATATTATTGCTTCCTCT includes:
- the LOC116721125 gene encoding SUN domain-containing ossification factor isoform X3; this translates as MKMTQLLWRSVSVWLCIAVLFGRCVSCYVGSTEPQPEAQNQASSQDFQATEDSGDPDPNEKNEDIWSLPENGKLSGDHQHNGEQLTQEVEPAEAVGSDEPTVEAEPEEDGRLSEPEQNSERQQEETSGSEEPDSEPPPLPTNSLSVISAPYKDDPNVNSVHMVATNSDGSEAAAPEITDFDLLPVDCEEEEDNPYDDSSPPIVLENTSNAHTTGTNAEVAPPPSPPSSKHLEANASHMLKEQDLSSPVGADADSTASSKDPEDIPTFDEWKRKMMEVEKEKTLSTHTSNNGGSHTVKKVQKNFHNYASVECGAKLLGANPEAKSTSAILKENMDLYMLNPCSTKIWFIIELCEPIQLKQLDIANFELFSSTPKDFLVSISDRYPTNKWSKLGTFHARDERTVQSFPLDEHLYAKYVKVELVSHFGSEHFCPLSLIRVFGTSMVEEYEIADPPERPEDQDDDLDYPPGSVPGEDKSNNLIGSAKDAIFNMVKDIADVLGGNQETTGNLSSQDVNISEQSQQPETATETATTDLESVPNAADMQGLTDSFAPDASITENCEEKLPLVEEKIIIPLGKEEEESITSTIILLDKEEELEDDKKDNQKRDEENLEYCAVRSSSCSCTTSFQEFLQQQCSASLSKKRTCQTVDIVETITSVVTPLVPPSSPAQPEPQPHPGEADQSDETEAASELQPDRDATDAEAAPPSENPEGSVSEHNDLEPSQIPILPAPSATESSSAKATPVVETPDVSSEEPKHESGPEKSQDVSTEDKLVEPSLSLSGSSAEVKPSVSADDDPTEEKPNVDPAQEETSASNETQDNLSQTPVSSSASSKNQVEPPESLPTSSEVPPIAADMTTEPEPAPSPVTDAKTDDPAEEFPVPSGGQDQLFRPSVPTSTSPTSPSLLDIYAEPFNGTEQNGNQVHGSSQKESVFMRLNNRIKALEVNMSLSGRYLEQLSQRYRKQMEEMQRAFNKTIVKLQNTSRIAEEQDLRQTESIQLLQGQLENVTQLVLNLSVRVSQLQNEVTDRQNYLLLSLVLCVCLGILLCVNHFRIAVPPTADPEPPSTKRPTYCSPERQYPPCDETGLKRRASYPLVNSETFQLADAEGMLHAEENSLCLANRKRRRRKLKPPDRVETLKPCFQSAPELCNGAVGRSRGDVTAHAAPLIKHLLQPVFRDSPSEGSSEGSSQSDDPSFCGIRSACSRICDGLPPVKTQAEKRALRRRRLKPACAVVDLLHAPRRDDNEPAPVTLQDIIVNKKTEHNSGPLVAIPGPV